The genomic region GGCATCGTTGCTCAGGTTTCATCGGCATATTTAGCAATTTCCCCATCATTTCCCATTGAGAATAtatttgttcagtgtttctaaCCTGCCAtgcttctcctctttctctttgtcttgtAGCTGGTGCTTTGCGTGGGTCTGGGCATCCTGCTGGTCAGCACCTTTACCACCCTCTCAATTTCCTCCAGAAGCCCTGGCACGAACATCCAAGCTCCTCCCCCTCCAGCACCTGTCAACAAAAACCTGCCACTACCGGACCTCCCTGAAATGCATGGTAAAGATCATGACATTTGCTAATGTCTGGCAATCACTTATCTGCTTGATGGACTGTAGATGAAAGTGGTTTACTAATGAACCATGGAAACATTTACCTCAACAGGCCGAAGCCAGTGTTGTCTGTAGCCTCTAAGGTTGGACGACACTGCTGCACGCGATTATTTCATGCAAACGGTAGTGACAGCACAAGAGTATATTTCCTGtatgtttcttgttttaaaGTCAAAGATTGTGGCACCCTAAAAGAGCAGTATAAAGTAAATGTGAGCTAGTAGCAAAGTGCCAGGGAGactaaaacaaaagcacaaagccAGACCAAAAGAAAAGCTTTCCTTCAATTCAGTgagaagaaaagatggagaaagacagagtgaatGACAGACAGGCAGGGTGAGGAGATAACCTCTTGATAATATCTGAGAGCAGCACTGAGTGCTTGACATTGATGGAGCGAGAGTGATGCCCTTCAAACTCCAGCAGTTTCTCTCCACCCCTCTACCTCTGTTCATTTCTCCAGCTTCCCCTCCCCCTCCAAAATACATTGTCTACACCCCCATCTCCCCACATATCTCCCCTGGCAGCTATAAAATGCCTGCGAGCTCTGGCTGTATAAATGAAGGGGTGACAGGGGTTTGGGGAGGGCAAACGAAACAAATGGAGATGTAATGAAATCTGTGTGTTAATATTCTCAGTTTTACGGCAAAACAGGATAGACTCTTAGTTTAACTTCCTCCCTTTAACCCCATGATTCTCTCCTTCTTACCTGCCCACTGACAAAGTCTTTTCCTCCATCATTTGTATCTTTCTCTTTGAATCCTTGTTTGACTTTCCTGCGTCTTTTTCTTCCCAgagctgtttcctgtttgtcgTTTTGAGCAGAAttcatctcctctctcttctgtcaTTCACTGTACCCTGCCGATTGTGTCGGTGTTGCCATTGTCAGTAtttgctgccatctagtggatcATTTCAATCACAGTCCATGTGAGATATTCCTGGTTGTTAATTTGGTTTAATGTCTGTATTTAATGTGTCCAATAAACACAACAAGAAAGAGTAGATGTCAGGGTCAGTGGTAAATAGTCATGTGCTCAAATACAGTAATTTTCCTACAAGAGCAAATAATGCAATAAATGAGGTGTCagatttgttattttattttagtcatAGTAATGTGCCTCATATATTTTAGATTGACTGTATATGCggcaaaagtaaaataaaaagctcaatactaaacacattatttttatggttGTATAGATCTGTAACTAAAGGACTTGTTTACTCAGTTGACTTCCCTCAGAGGAGAGTTTGGTTAAAGGATCTGTGGgttatttgacattttcacaaAGGTGATATCCAGTAGCAGCACTACTGTGTTGTAATTGGTGGTGTTCTGTGTGTTCGCAAGTAGACAAGAAACCGGTGGAGATAGAAAAACCCGACGTCCCTGGCGCAGAGGTGGTGGATGCTGTGCGGAGGGACCAAGCTGAGCCGCCTCAGATCAAAGGACCAGTGGAGCTACctgagaggaagaaggaggaggaagtgcAGCTGGACCGTCCTGATGCTGGTAAGgaaactaaaacaaaatgaatcttCACCACATCTCAAACCGTAGTTAGTGATGTTTTTGTCCAAATACCCAGGTGTCGCAGTTCCAGAAGGAGATGCCCACCGCCACGAACCTCCCATTCCTCATGACAAGGTGATGGTAGACTCAAGAAAGAACAATATGGAGCTGGAGGAAGACAAGAAACAACCACCTGGAGGGGGAGAGGAAAAACCAGTGCTAAATGAAGAGCATGAGCAGGTTGAAGAGAAACCAAAACCTGCAGAGGTTATGAGGAAAGAGGGAGTGATTTTGGATCAAGGTGAGGTCCTGTCCCATGAGGTACTGAAGAACCCGGTGGCAGACGTGGGGTTTAAGCGGGAGGCCCCTTCACTAAATGAAGTGGAGAAGCTGGATCCTGTGAAAGACCCTCTGAAGAAAGAAGCTGTGGGGGACAACAAGGCTGCTGCAGTGGACGTAGATAAAGTGGTCATGGCTCCGGACGCTGCAGGGAGACGTGAGTATTTGTCACTCTTGTTAATTGCTGTGCACGACAGACACATAAAAGTGCAACACTAACATTGTGACATTTGGTGATTCTTCAGCTCAACTCCCAGAGGGAGAGCATCATGCTGCTGCAGACGGGGCTCAGGCCGCTGAAAGCAAAGACAATGCGGACGAGAAGATGGAGGGTAAGTAGACCAGAAAATGTTTCCATCAGGGGGAAGAAACAAGAGTCTCAGGACATTTACATGGCGGCAAATTTTGTAACATCCTCTGGAATATTATAATAAATCCTGCAGATTTAGATGAAAACTCACAGCAGGGCAGCTTTGGTATTTGGCTGTTCACTACTTGAAATTTTTACGGTTGATTGGATGTGATGTAGTCTAAAATGCCAGTTTCTGTAGCGTGCAGGATTTCTAGTATAGACGACATCAAATTTTCCAGTGTACAGGAAGTCCTGCAGTAGTACTTTCAAGTTGTTATTGAAAACATGGGAACTGAGGTGAAATAGGTGGGTTTTCCTCTAATTAGCTAATTCAGGCTGAATTATAACAGTGTTTCAATTGGTTTCTGTAGTTTGCTGCATGCTGTTTATACCACTGTCTCCTTTTCTTATCTCACTTTGCTTGTTTTATCTCATGTGATCTCACCTCTGATCTGTTCTTGGtacctgtgtgtatttttgaaGGTACACATGGAGTAAAACACAGGagatatgtcttttttttaatttatttcatgaCCTGGCTTCAGGCACTCCTTTTGACTTCAGTTgactctttttctgttgtttactttACTCCTTCTCTACCTTTAccgttttttctttcttcctctgccGGACACCTGTCACAGTGATAAAAAAGCTGGTTGCAGGTATGAATACTCTCTtgccttttcttctctttatctTGGTTGGTCACTCAAATTCACTCATTGAGCCATTTATCTATTCATGGATATTTACATACTTATTAGGGAAAacaatttgtgattttttttttttttttaagtttattttttttaacatatagcTGAATATTGCACCACTGTAGAATTAACACACTACCCTCACCCACTAACATAGTTCATGTAGGTCTACTGCTGCCCAATTTATGGTTAAGGCTACAAACTAGAGATGTGCGTTTGTTTCCAAAAATAGTGCAATATTGTCTATTTCGCTCTGTCTCACATAGGGCCTGGCACTAAAGCAGTCTACCTAAGCTTCTTACAGATCCATAACTAATACAAAGTTCTTAGAGCAGATTGTGACTCGTTTATTTCAACATTTGTCTCCATGCAGAGGGCCAGCTTGACCATGCAATGCTGCTGCAGGTGATTAAGGAGCAGCAGGTGCAACAGAAGAGACTCCTAGACCAGCAGGAAAAACTCCTGGCTGTCATAGAAGAGCAACACAAGGAAATCCACCAGAAACAGCCTGCTGGTGCGTATACACTGACAGAGAACACAGATATCACAGGTGTTTAACAAAGAAATATGACCAAGTGTTTGTAACCTAAAGGggctgctgctgaaggtgaaGCAGACAAAGGCCCCCAGGAACAGTTGGAAGCGGAGAAAGGGGGAGCAGCGAAGCCCAAAGACCTGGCCTCAGACCCGAAGCAGCTCAAGGAGGGAGCTGGAGCTGAAGCTGGAGCTCCAAAGGACGGAGGGGTTGAGCCTAACCTTGTTGGCCAGAAACAAGCTCAGGTTGTGGACAGGGTTGCTGAGGCTGGGGCTGTGAAAGTAGGTGGTGCAGCTGCTTACAAGGAGGATGGTCAAGTTCCTCCTGGAGTACAGTCCCATAAACAAAATGAGCTCGGGGCGAGGGGGGTGCCCCTTGGGGAGAAAGGATCTGATGATCATCAGCCTGTGCCTCAAAATAATCAGGTAGCTCAGcttaaagatgcaaaacaagacctggagaagaaggaggaaattGAAAATGCTAAAAAACATCAGATGCAGAAAGAGGTCCAGGCtaaactggaaaaagaaaaagcagcaagGGAGATGCAAGAGGAGCTGGCCAGACAGCAGGAGTTTAAGagggtggagagagaaagaatagaGAAAGAATTGctggagaggcagagacaggAAACGCTGGCCAGACAACAGGAGTTAGAGAGAGCTGAGAAGGAGAGGATAGAGAAAGAACATctggaaaaggagagaaaagagaagctgGCCAGAGAACAGgagctggagaaagagagagcagtCAAAGGGAAACCTGCACAGGAAAATGCTGCAGACGAGAGAATCCACCCGGAGATCCAGAAAGCAGACAATGAAATACTTGAGAAAGCAGCACAGGGGGCTGAGGGTGAAGTTGGTGATGCTTTGAACAAAGAAGGGCAAGACCTCAAAGAGAAAGCTGCTGCTCAGGCGTACCCTAGAGAAGGAGTGGAAGACGG from Mastacembelus armatus chromosome 19, fMasArm1.2, whole genome shotgun sequence harbors:
- the slc38a10 gene encoding putative sodium-coupled neutral amino acid transporter 10 isoform X4 produces the protein MTGSNSGLIMNVVNSIVGVSVLTMPFCFKQCGIVLGTILLFFCSWMTHKSCMFLVHTASNTKRRTYAGLAFHAYGKPGKTLVEMSMIGLMLGTCIAFYVVIADLGSNFFAQMLGLQVTGSFRVLLLIVVSLFIVLPLSLQRNMMSSIQSFSAMALIFYTFFMFTIVLSSLHYGIISGSWFERVHLWRFKGVIQCLPIIASTFCCHPQVLPTYDSMDEPSVKRMSTIFTSALNVVTIFYITVGFFGYVSFTENIAGNVLMNFPSNLVTEIIRVGFMMSVAVGFPMMILPCRQAINTMLFEQQQKDGTFAAGGYMPPLRFKMITLCIVFGTMLGGILIPNVETILGLTGATMGSLICFICPALIYRKIHKNGIVAQLVLCVGLGILLVSTFTTLSISSRSPGTNIQAPPPPAPVNKNLPLPDLPEMHDKKPVEIEKPDVPGAEVVDAVRRDQAEPPQIKGPVELPERKKEEEVQLDRPDAGVAVPEGDAHRHEPPIPHDKVMVDSRKNNMELEEDKKQPPGGGEEKPVLNEEHEQVEEKPKPAEVMRKEGVILDQGEVLSHEVLKNPVADVGFKREAPSLNEVEKLDPVKDPLKKEAVGDNKAAAVDVDKVVMAPDAAGRPQLPEGEHHAAADGAQAAESKDNADEKMEVIKKLVAEGQLDHAMLLQVIKEQQVQQKRLLDQQEKLLAVIEEQHKEIHQKQPAGAAAEGEADKGPQEQLEAEKGGAAKPKDLASDPKQLKEGAGAEAGAPKDGGVEPNLVGQKQAQVVDRVAEAGAVKVGGAAAYKEDGQVPPGVQSHKQNELGARGVPLGEKGSDDHQPVPQNNQVAQLKDAKQDLEKKEEIENAKKHQMQKEVQAKLEKEKAAREMQEELARQQEFKRVERERIEKELLERQRQETLARQQELERAEKERIEKEHLEKERKEKLAREQELEKERAVKGKPAQENAADERIHPEIQKADNEILEKAAQGAEGEVGDALNKEGQDLKEKAAAQAYPREGVEDGAVKDEAHPQGSHEKVRDQGEVDLRRKRRALRTRADEGPPKETEVSRGVPGLEPLLQMGGSDLHAALEEQLLAGAVVHSRQIKQASEDEGAK
- the slc38a10 gene encoding putative sodium-coupled neutral amino acid transporter 10 isoform X3, which translates into the protein MTGSNSGLIMNVVNSIVGVSVLTMPFCFKQCGIVLGTILLFFCSWMTHKSCMFLVHTASNTKRRTYAGLAFHAYGKPGKTLVEMSMIGLMLGTCIAFYVVIADLGSNFFAQMLGLQVTGSFRVLLLIVVSLFIVLPLSLQRNMMSSIQSFSAMALIFYTFFMFTMVLSSFKHGLLSGWWLGQVNVVHWEGVFRCFPICGMAFACQSQVLPTYDSMDEPSVKRMSTIFTSALNVVTIFYITVGFFGYVSFTENIAGNVLMNFPSNLVTEIIRVGFMMSVAVGFPMMILPCRQAINTMLFEQQQKDGTFAAGGYMPPLRFKMITLCIVFGTMLGGILIPNVETILGLTGATMGSLICFICPALIYRKIHKNGIVAQLVLCVGLGILLVSTFTTLSISSRSPGTNIQAPPPPAPVNKNLPLPDLPEMHDKKPVEIEKPDVPGAEVVDAVRRDQAEPPQIKGPVELPERKKEEEVQLDRPDAGVAVPEGDAHRHEPPIPHDKVMVDSRKNNMELEEDKKQPPGGGEEKPVLNEEHEQVEEKPKPAEVMRKEGVILDQGEVLSHEVLKNPVADVGFKREAPSLNEVEKLDPVKDPLKKEAVGDNKAAAVDVDKVVMAPDAAGRPQLPEGEHHAAADGAQAAESKDNADEKMEVIKKLVAEGQLDHAMLLQVIKEQQVQQKRLLDQQEKLLAVIEEQHKEIHQKQPAGAAAEGEADKGPQEQLEAEKGGAAKPKDLASDPKQLKEGAGAEAGAPKDGGVEPNLVGQKQAQVVDRVAEAGAVKVGGAAAYKEDGQVPPGVQSHKQNELGARGVPLGEKGSDDHQPVPQNNQVAQLKDAKQDLEKKEEIENAKKHQMQKEVQAKLEKEKAAREMQEELARQQEFKRVERERIEKELLERQRQETLARQQELERAEKERIEKEHLEKERKEKLAREQELEKERAVKGKPAQENAADERIHPEIQKADNEILEKAAQGAEGEVGDALNKEGQDLKEKAAAQAYPREGVEDGAVKDEAHPQGSHEKVRDQGEVDLRRKRRALRTRADEGPPKETEVSRGVPGLEPLLQMGGSDLHAALEEQLLAGAVVHSRQIKQASEDEGAK
- the slc38a10 gene encoding putative sodium-coupled neutral amino acid transporter 10 isoform X6; amino-acid sequence: MLGVLAFHAYGKPGKTLVEMSMIGLMLGTCIAFYVVIADLGSNFFAQMLGLQVTGSFRVLLLIVVSLFIVLPLSLQRNMMSSIQSFSAMALIFYTFFMFTMVLSSFKHGLLSGWWLGQVNVVHWEGVFRCFPICGMAFACQSQVLPTYDSMDEPSVKRMSTIFTSALNVVTIFYITVGFFGYVSFTENIAGNVLMNFPSNLVTEIIRVGFMMSVAVGFPMMILPCRQAINTMLFEQQQKDGTFAAGGYMPPLRFKMITLCIVFGTMLGGILIPNVETILGLTGATMGSLICFICPALIYRKIHKNGIVAQLVLCVGLGILLVSTFTTLSISSRSPGTNIQAPPPPAPVNKNLPLPDLPEMHVDKKPVEIEKPDVPGAEVVDAVRRDQAEPPQIKGPVELPERKKEEEVQLDRPDAGVAVPEGDAHRHEPPIPHDKVMVDSRKNNMELEEDKKQPPGGGEEKPVLNEEHEQVEEKPKPAEVMRKEGVILDQGEVLSHEVLKNPVADVGFKREAPSLNEVEKLDPVKDPLKKEAVGDNKAAAVDVDKVVMAPDAAGRPQLPEGEHHAAADGAQAAESKDNADEKMEVIKKLVAEGQLDHAMLLQVIKEQQVQQKRLLDQQEKLLAVIEEQHKEIHQKQPAGAAAEGEADKGPQEQLEAEKGGAAKPKDLASDPKQLKEGAGAEAGAPKDGGVEPNLVGQKQAQVVDRVAEAGAVKVGGAAAYKEDGQVPPGVQSHKQNELGARGVPLGEKGSDDHQPVPQNNQVAQLKDAKQDLEKKEEIENAKKHQMQKEVQAKLEKEKAAREMQEELARQQEFKRVERERIEKELLERQRQETLARQQELERAEKERIEKEHLEKERKEKLAREQELEKERAVKGKPAQENAADERIHPEIQKADNEILEKAAQGAEGEVGDALNKEGQDLKEKAAAQAYPREGVEDGAVKDEAHPQGSHEKVRDQGEVDLRRKRRALRTRADEGPPKETEVSRGVPGLEPLLQMGGSDLHAALEEQLLAGAVVHSRQIKQASEDEGAK
- the slc38a10 gene encoding putative sodium-coupled neutral amino acid transporter 10 isoform X1, encoding MTGSNSGLIMNVVNSIVGVSVLTMPFCFKQCGIVLGTILLFFCSWMTHKSCMFLVHTASNTKRRTYAGLAFHAYGKPGKTLVEMSMIGLMLGTCIAFYVVIADLGSNFFAQMLGLQVTGSFRVLLLIVVSLFIVLPLSLQRNMMSSIQSFSAMALIFYTFFMFTMVLSSFKHGLLSGWWLGQVNVVHWEGVFRCFPICGMAFACQSQVLPTYDSMDEPSVKRMSTIFTSALNVVTIFYITVGFFGYVSFTENIAGNVLMNFPSNLVTEIIRVGFMMSVAVGFPMMILPCRQAINTMLFEQQQKDGTFAAGGYMPPLRFKMITLCIVFGTMLGGILIPNVETILGLTGATMGSLICFICPALIYRKIHKNGIVAQLVLCVGLGILLVSTFTTLSISSRSPGTNIQAPPPPAPVNKNLPLPDLPEMHVDKKPVEIEKPDVPGAEVVDAVRRDQAEPPQIKGPVELPERKKEEEVQLDRPDAGVAVPEGDAHRHEPPIPHDKVMVDSRKNNMELEEDKKQPPGGGEEKPVLNEEHEQVEEKPKPAEVMRKEGVILDQGEVLSHEVLKNPVADVGFKREAPSLNEVEKLDPVKDPLKKEAVGDNKAAAVDVDKVVMAPDAAGRPQLPEGEHHAAADGAQAAESKDNADEKMEVIKKLVAEGQLDHAMLLQVIKEQQVQQKRLLDQQEKLLAVIEEQHKEIHQKQPAGAAAEGEADKGPQEQLEAEKGGAAKPKDLASDPKQLKEGAGAEAGAPKDGGVEPNLVGQKQAQVVDRVAEAGAVKVGGAAAYKEDGQVPPGVQSHKQNELGARGVPLGEKGSDDHQPVPQNNQVAQLKDAKQDLEKKEEIENAKKHQMQKEVQAKLEKEKAAREMQEELARQQEFKRVERERIEKELLERQRQETLARQQELERAEKERIEKEHLEKERKEKLAREQELEKERAVKGKPAQENAADERIHPEIQKADNEILEKAAQGAEGEVGDALNKEGQDLKEKAAAQAYPREGVEDGAVKDEAHPQGSHEKVRDQGEVDLRRKRRALRTRADEGPPKETEVSRGVPGLEPLLQMGGSDLHAALEEQLLAGAVVHSRQIKQASEDEGAK
- the slc38a10 gene encoding putative sodium-coupled neutral amino acid transporter 10 isoform X2, yielding MTGSNSGLIMNVVNSIVGVSVLTMPFCFKQCGIVLGTILLFFCSWMTHKSCMFLVHTASNTKRRTYAGLAFHAYGKPGKTLVEMSMIGLMLGTCIAFYVVIADLGSNFFAQMLGLQVTGSFRVLLLIVVSLFIVLPLSLQRNMMSSIQSFSAMALIFYTFFMFTIVLSSLHYGIISGSWFERVHLWRFKGVIQCLPIIASTFCCHPQVLPTYDSMDEPSVKRMSTIFTSALNVVTIFYITVGFFGYVSFTENIAGNVLMNFPSNLVTEIIRVGFMMSVAVGFPMMILPCRQAINTMLFEQQQKDGTFAAGGYMPPLRFKMITLCIVFGTMLGGILIPNVETILGLTGATMGSLICFICPALIYRKIHKNGIVAQLVLCVGLGILLVSTFTTLSISSRSPGTNIQAPPPPAPVNKNLPLPDLPEMHVDKKPVEIEKPDVPGAEVVDAVRRDQAEPPQIKGPVELPERKKEEEVQLDRPDAGVAVPEGDAHRHEPPIPHDKVMVDSRKNNMELEEDKKQPPGGGEEKPVLNEEHEQVEEKPKPAEVMRKEGVILDQGEVLSHEVLKNPVADVGFKREAPSLNEVEKLDPVKDPLKKEAVGDNKAAAVDVDKVVMAPDAAGRPQLPEGEHHAAADGAQAAESKDNADEKMEVIKKLVAEGQLDHAMLLQVIKEQQVQQKRLLDQQEKLLAVIEEQHKEIHQKQPAGAAAEGEADKGPQEQLEAEKGGAAKPKDLASDPKQLKEGAGAEAGAPKDGGVEPNLVGQKQAQVVDRVAEAGAVKVGGAAAYKEDGQVPPGVQSHKQNELGARGVPLGEKGSDDHQPVPQNNQVAQLKDAKQDLEKKEEIENAKKHQMQKEVQAKLEKEKAAREMQEELARQQEFKRVERERIEKELLERQRQETLARQQELERAEKERIEKEHLEKERKEKLAREQELEKERAVKGKPAQENAADERIHPEIQKADNEILEKAAQGAEGEVGDALNKEGQDLKEKAAAQAYPREGVEDGAVKDEAHPQGSHEKVRDQGEVDLRRKRRALRTRADEGPPKETEVSRGVPGLEPLLQMGGSDLHAALEEQLLAGAVVHSRQIKQASEDEGAK
- the slc38a10 gene encoding putative sodium-coupled neutral amino acid transporter 10 isoform X5, translated to MTGSNSGLIMNVVNSIVGVSVLTMPFCFKQCGIVLGTILLFFCSWMTHKSCMFLVHTASNTKRRTYAGLAFHAYGKPGKTLVEMSMIGLMLGTCIAFYVVIADLGSNFFAQMLGLQVTGSFRVLLLIVVSLFIVLPLSLQRNMMSSIQSFSAMALIFYTFFMFTMVLSSFKHGLLSGWWLGQVNVVHWEGVFRCFPICGMAFACQSQVLPTYDSMDEPSVKRMSTIFTSALNVVTIFYITVGFFGYVSFTENIAGNVLMNFPSNLVTEIIRVGFMMSVAVGFPMMILPCRQAINTMLFEQQQKDGTFAAGGYMPPLRFKMITLCIVFGTMLGGILIPNVETILGLTGATMGSLICFICPALIYRKIHKNGIVAQLVLCVGLGILLVSTFTTLSISSRSPGTNIQAPPPPAPVNKNLPLPDLPEMHVDKKPVEIEKPDVPGAEVVDAVRRDQAEPPQIKGPVELPERKKEEEVQLDRPDAGVAVPEGDAHRHEPPIPHDKVMVDSRKNNMELEEDKKQPPGGGEEKPVLNEEHEQVEEKPKPAEVMRKEGVILDQGEVLSHEVLKNPVADVGFKREAPSLNEVEKLDPVKDPLKKEAVGDNKAAAVDVDKVVMAPDAAGRPQLPEGEHHAAADGAQAAESKDNADEKMEEGQLDHAMLLQVIKEQQVQQKRLLDQQEKLLAVIEEQHKEIHQKQPAGAAAEGEADKGPQEQLEAEKGGAAKPKDLASDPKQLKEGAGAEAGAPKDGGVEPNLVGQKQAQVVDRVAEAGAVKVGGAAAYKEDGQVPPGVQSHKQNELGARGVPLGEKGSDDHQPVPQNNQVAQLKDAKQDLEKKEEIENAKKHQMQKEVQAKLEKEKAAREMQEELARQQEFKRVERERIEKELLERQRQETLARQQELERAEKERIEKEHLEKERKEKLAREQELEKERAVKGKPAQENAADERIHPEIQKADNEILEKAAQGAEGEVGDALNKEGQDLKEKAAAQAYPREGVEDGAVKDEAHPQGSHEKVRDQGEVDLRRKRRALRTRADEGPPKETEVSRGVPGLEPLLQMGGSDLHAALEEQLLAGAVVHSRQIKQASEDEGAK
- the slc38a10 gene encoding putative sodium-coupled neutral amino acid transporter 10 isoform X8; this translates as MDEPSVKRMSTIFTSALNVVTIFYITVGFFGYVSFTENIAGNVLMNFPSNLVTEIIRVGFMMSVAVGFPMMILPCRQAINTMLFEQQQKDGTFAAGGYMPPLRFKMITLCIVFGTMLGGILIPNVETILGLTGATMGSLICFICPALIYRKIHKNGIVAQLVLCVGLGILLVSTFTTLSISSRSPGTNIQAPPPPAPVNKNLPLPDLPEMHVDKKPVEIEKPDVPGAEVVDAVRRDQAEPPQIKGPVELPERKKEEEVQLDRPDAGVAVPEGDAHRHEPPIPHDKVMVDSRKNNMELEEDKKQPPGGGEEKPVLNEEHEQVEEKPKPAEVMRKEGVILDQGEVLSHEVLKNPVADVGFKREAPSLNEVEKLDPVKDPLKKEAVGDNKAAAVDVDKVVMAPDAAGRPQLPEGEHHAAADGAQAAESKDNADEKMEVIKKLVAEGQLDHAMLLQVIKEQQVQQKRLLDQQEKLLAVIEEQHKEIHQKQPAGAAAEGEADKGPQEQLEAEKGGAAKPKDLASDPKQLKEGAGAEAGAPKDGGVEPNLVGQKQAQVVDRVAEAGAVKVGGAAAYKEDGQVPPGVQSHKQNELGARGVPLGEKGSDDHQPVPQNNQVAQLKDAKQDLEKKEEIENAKKHQMQKEVQAKLEKEKAAREMQEELARQQEFKRVERERIEKELLERQRQETLARQQELERAEKERIEKEHLEKERKEKLAREQELEKERAVKGKPAQENAADERIHPEIQKADNEILEKAAQGAEGEVGDALNKEGQDLKEKAAAQAYPREGVEDGAVKDEAHPQGSHEKVRDQGEVDLRRKRRALRTRADEGPPKETEVSRGVPGLEPLLQMGGSDLHAALEEQLLAGAVVHSRQIKQASEDEGAK
- the slc38a10 gene encoding putative sodium-coupled neutral amino acid transporter 10 isoform X7 gives rise to the protein MVLSSFKHGLLSGWWLGQVNVVHWEGVFRCFPICGMAFACQSQVLPTYDSMDEPSVKRMSTIFTSALNVVTIFYITVGFFGYVSFTENIAGNVLMNFPSNLVTEIIRVGFMMSVAVGFPMMILPCRQAINTMLFEQQQKDGTFAAGGYMPPLRFKMITLCIVFGTMLGGILIPNVETILGLTGATMGSLICFICPALIYRKIHKNGIVAQLVLCVGLGILLVSTFTTLSISSRSPGTNIQAPPPPAPVNKNLPLPDLPEMHVDKKPVEIEKPDVPGAEVVDAVRRDQAEPPQIKGPVELPERKKEEEVQLDRPDAGVAVPEGDAHRHEPPIPHDKVMVDSRKNNMELEEDKKQPPGGGEEKPVLNEEHEQVEEKPKPAEVMRKEGVILDQGEVLSHEVLKNPVADVGFKREAPSLNEVEKLDPVKDPLKKEAVGDNKAAAVDVDKVVMAPDAAGRPQLPEGEHHAAADGAQAAESKDNADEKMEVIKKLVAEGQLDHAMLLQVIKEQQVQQKRLLDQQEKLLAVIEEQHKEIHQKQPAGAAAEGEADKGPQEQLEAEKGGAAKPKDLASDPKQLKEGAGAEAGAPKDGGVEPNLVGQKQAQVVDRVAEAGAVKVGGAAAYKEDGQVPPGVQSHKQNELGARGVPLGEKGSDDHQPVPQNNQVAQLKDAKQDLEKKEEIENAKKHQMQKEVQAKLEKEKAAREMQEELARQQEFKRVERERIEKELLERQRQETLARQQELERAEKERIEKEHLEKERKEKLAREQELEKERAVKGKPAQENAADERIHPEIQKADNEILEKAAQGAEGEVGDALNKEGQDLKEKAAAQAYPREGVEDGAVKDEAHPQGSHEKVRDQGEVDLRRKRRALRTRADEGPPKETEVSRGVPGLEPLLQMGGSDLHAALEEQLLAGAVVHSRQIKQASEDEGAK